From Toxorhynchites rutilus septentrionalis strain SRP chromosome 2, ASM2978413v1, whole genome shotgun sequence, a single genomic window includes:
- the LOC129770594 gene encoding uncharacterized protein LOC129770594 yields the protein MSDENKITGNDTVPGNQEKYCKKCDRPDLQEGMVCCDACESWVHFNCAGVGESIAEPDKSWKCSDCLADCEGAAKSDVSFNESSVSKSSRVSQRLQLSLQLLEDQRKLKQKRADEEERIRKLEEEAKLKQLDEEQEYLKQRYALLMRIEDEKDSSSRRSGVSVKNRCERMEKWLSKEAKVGGAEQLKSSTPGEKVTLPVPNISQTNPRVTQSMTVSSKVGSSSSPTPLNQGMLYPDPTIPVPGGSVTALAKSYESLVVPTVPGIKSYLPLSSTDPVTVAITASGELFTSGKITPTVTASIVPVVPQIPNVSWAGILNPPISLGTAPVYAYPAMNTMVSSATGLVPSIQCGYSGVYGNPQQYLDRSTASSMPYLSFPSVSNGAPPGYPPLISATVSSFPGIPSNPNVLPPISASYPVTRPVMMPSVLPTMPETDVNRFNSSIVSVGPTSAQLAARQVMPRELPKFSGDPEEWPMFYSSFKNTTEVCGYTDAENLARLQRCLGGSALEAVKSRLLLPASVPYVMETLRKLYGRPETLISSLLKKVRNVPSPKSDNLNTIVTYGLVIQNLVDHIILTDQQAHLCNPMLLQELIDKLPTSLKLQWGTYKQSFGNVNLETFNNFMSGLVNLASDLSIGVDSAQNYHKQPRGDRTKPKEKLFTHANESPVVPKKVDEGKEGISKACSYCDKDGHQIANCYSYRSLDVEGRWKAMRQKNLCRLCLIPHRKWPCRSKKECGVDGCRIRHHMLLHSNRNGAADGTKSTETVHQYHHHMKSFSLFRYLPVTLYGNGTQVETFVFLDDGSSSTLLEEGIASLLGIEGEPDNLLLSWTGKISRHEKTSRRLSVNVSGAGKKEMFQLGNVRTVRELGLPSQTLDYVELCSTFPHLRGLPVASYIDARPGMIIGLEHVQLLTSLKTREGTGSEPVATKTRLGWCVYGRNSGNEGSFEQLHVHACSEMSNCDLHDSMRKFFAVEEAVVTKQLEAEEDKRARSILEATTVRRGARMETGLLWRHDDVKFPDSFPMAMSRLKGLEKRLAKDPELRRRVNEQINSYEQKQYVRKVPPEVLRNISRQRMWYLPLGVVTNPKKPNKIRMVWDAAAKAGGVSFNDMLLKGPDLLVSLVEVLLRFREGKIAVCSDIREMFLRILIREEDKWSQCFLWRDSPDAEIQVYVINVAMFGATSSPCTAQFVKNRNASDYLELYPRAVEAIIKNHYVDDFLDSVNSVEEAVQLVKQVQLVHAAAGFEFGKISSNSQEVLDLLGETGSPTNKLLNLEKDRVYERILGVVWVPAVDHFTFEQTGLDGIMGENRAVPTKRQVLRTVMKLYDPLGFVAHFVVQGKILMQEIWRTGTNWDEPIAQQLHDLWSRWIALYAAINEVKIPRCFFGNLRPQEVDEIEIHVFTDASVVACACVAYLRISSTRGNLCSLVAAKTKVSPLRTLSIPRLELQAAMMGSRLLQNVCSALTLDIRKRFLWTNSATVLAWLRSDSRRYHQFVSFRVGEILSLTSVDEWYYVPSKYNVADDATKWNSGPSFDPGSRWFEGPQFLREPKEMWPRQSVVVNGADAASEELRVVAVHQTTEEIINVERFSKWNRLVRTLAYVYLAVRIWRRTLGERDARHVLNQDDFVKAKDTLWRQAQAQGYSEEFHRLKSERGIEKGSPLQSLAPFLDERGVIRVGGRIGNAPTIPFAVKYPIVLPREHRITLLLGHSFHERFLHANGEAVCNEIRQKFYIPKLRVLVRKVSRSCQHCKVKKATPVPPLMGPLPKVRLTPFIRPFTYVGVDYMGPFEVKVGRSVVKRWICLFTCLTIRAIHLELAHSLSSNACVMAFRRFVARRGAPLEVFSDNGTNFVGANRQLSEEKQKIQNIVEDCAATFTNANTQWHFNVPAAPHMGGPWERMVKSVKVAMKAISGSPRHPSDEVLETIMLEAEAIINSRPLTYVPLDMEDDEALTPNHFLLCGSTGIKQPVANPVSGNILRDSWKLAQHIVDDFWRRWVREYLPMLTRRTKWFEAVKPMKPGDLVVIVDENTRNSWERGRVLETFPDKSGQVRRATVQTARGVFARPAVKLAVLDVEGNDKKSDVYDSGTEMVHGAGDVADTPRCGEKVVNRLAEPSRAKRHCRAK from the coding sequence ATGTCGGACGAGAATAAAATAACGGGAAATGATACAGTCCCGGGAAATCAGGAGAAGTATTGTAAGAAATGCGATCGTCCAGATTTGCAGGAAGGCATGGTGTGTTGTGATGCTTGTGAGTCGTGGGTTCACTTTAACTGCGCAGGTGTTGGCGAATCCATTGCGGAGCCGGATAAGAGTTGGAAGTGCAGCGATTGTCTGGCAGACTGTGAGGGTGCAGCGAAGTCTGATGTATCGTTTAATGAGTCGTCTGTCAGCAAAAGCAGTCGAGTATCGCAGAGATTGCAGCTCAGCCTACAACTGCTTGAGGATCAACGGAAACTGAAGCAGAAGCGCGCGGATGAAGAAGAAAGGATCCGTAAACTGGAAGAAGAAGCCAAGTTAAAGCAGCTGGACGAAGAGCAGGAATACTTGAAGCAGAGGTATGCATTATTGATGCGTATAGAAGATGAAAAGGATTCGTCAAGCAGAAGAAGCGGAGTAAGTGTGAAGAATAGGTGTGAGCGGATGGAGAAATGGCTTAGTAAGGAAGCCAAAGTAGGCGGAGCTGAGCAGCTAAAATCGTCAACGCCCGGAGAAAAGGTTACTCTGCCGGTTCCAAACATCAGCCAAACAAATCCCAGAGTCACACAATCGATGACTGTTTCGTCGAAGGTAGGATCTTCTAGCAGCCCTACTCCATTGAATCAGGGTATGCTGTACCCGGATCCGACTATTCCTGTTCCTGGTGGCAGCGTCACAGCTCTAGCAAAATCCTACGAATCCTTGGTAGTGCCAACGGTACCTGGAATAAAATCCTATCTTCCTTTGAGTTCAACGGATCCAGTAACAGTTGCGATAACAGCGAGTGGAGAATTATTTACGTctggaaaaattacgccaacaGTTACAGCTTCGATAGTGCCAGTCGTACCACagattccaaatgtttcttGGGCGGGAATCCTAAATCCTCCTATCAGTCTGGGAACTGCACCGGTTTACGCGTACCCTGCAATGAATACTATGGTTTCTAGTGCAACTGGGCTGGTTCCGTCAATTCAGTGTGGTTATAGTGGTGTATATGGAAATCCGCAGCAGTACTTGGATCGAAGCACTGCTAGTTCAATGCCGTATCTGTCGTTTCCCTCGGTCTCTAATGGGGCTCCACCCGGGTATCCACCATTGATCTCTGCTACTGTTAGTTCGTTTCCAGGAATTCCAAGCAATCCGAATGTTCTCCCCCCAATTTCTGCTTCGTATCCAGTAACAAGGCCGGTGATGATGCCTTCAGTGTTGCCAACGATGCCGGAAACAGACGTGAATAGGTTCAATTCTTCCATCGTTTCGGTAGGACCAACTAGTGCCCAATTGGCAGCCCGGCAAGTAATGCCGCGGGAGTTGCCGAAGTTCAGCGGGGATCCCGAGGAGTGGCCTATGTTCTATAGTTCGTTCAAGAACACGACGGAGGTTTGTGGATATACGGATGCCGAGAATCTAGCTAGGCTGCAGCGTTGCTTGGGAGGTTCAGCATTGGAGGCAGTTAAGAGTCGTCTGCTCCTACCGGCATCTGTTCCATATGTTATGGAAACGCTGCGTAAGCTCTATGGTAGGCCAGAAACATTGATTAGTTCTCTTCTGAAGAAGGTCAGGAACGTTCCGTCACCAAAGTCGGACAACTTGAACACTATTGTCACGTACGGTCTAGTAATTCAAAATCTCGTGGATCACATTATTTTGACCGACCAACAAGCGCATTTATGCAATCCGATGCTGCTCCAGGAGTTGATCGACAAGCTACCCACTTCGCTTAAACTGCAATGGGGGACCTACAAGCAATCGTTCGGGAACGTCAACCTGGAGACATTCAACAATTTCATGTCAGGGCTGGTGAATCTGGCCTCCGATCTGAGCATCGGGGTCGACTCGGCACAAAACTACCACAAGCAACCTAGAGGGGATAGGACGAAGCCGAAGGAGAAGTTATTCACTCATGCCAATGAGTCACCAGTGGTGCCAAAGAAGGTGGATGAAGGCAAAGAAGGCATTTCGAAAGCGTGTTCCTATTGCGATAAAGACGGTCACCAGATCGCCAACTGTTACAGTTACCGGTCATTAGACGTCGAAGGCCGCTGGAAGGCAATGAGGCAGAAGAATCTGTGCAGACTGTGCTTGATACCGCATCGTAAATGGCCATGCCGGTCAAAAAAGGAATGCGGAGTGGACGGTTGCCGTATTCGACACCATATGCTGCTTCACAGTAATCGCAACGGTGCTGCCGACGGTACCAAATCTACCGAAACTGTTCACCAGTATCATCATCACATGAAATCCTTTTCCCTGTTCCGTTATCTGCCAGTCACGCTCTATGGAAACGGAACACAAGTcgaaacatttgtatttttggATGATGGATCGTCTTCAACGTTACTAGAAGAAGGAATCGCATCACTGTTGGGTATCGAAGGTGAACCAGACAACCTGTTGTTGAGCTGGACAGGAAAGATCAGTCGGCATGAGAAGACATCCAGGCGGTTAAGTGTGAACGTATCCGGGGCTGGTAAGAAGGAAATGTTCCAGTTAGGTAATGTGCGAACGGTTCGGGAGCTGGGACTCCCAAGTCAAACGTTGGATTACGTGGAGCTTTGTAGTACGTTCCCGCATCTGCGAGGACTTCCAGTGGCCAGTTATATCGATGCCAGGCCAGGCATGATTATAGGTCTAGAGCACGTTCAGCTTCTCACAAGCTTGAAGACTCGTGAAGGTACCGGCAGTGAACCAGTCGCAACAAAAACTCGATTAGGATGGTGCGTGTATGGAAGGAACTCGGGAAACGAAGGGTCCTTCGAACAACTGCATGTCCACGCTTGCAGTGAGATGAGCAATTGCGACCTTCATGACTCTATGCGAAAGTTTTTCGCAGTGGAGGAGGCTGTAGTGACGAAGCAACTAGAAGCCGAAGAGGACAAGCGGGCACGCAGTATTCTAGAAGCAACAACGGTGAGACGAGGAGCTCGTATGGAGACGGGTTTACTCTGGCGGCATGACGATGTAAAATTTCCGGATAGTTTTCCAATGGCAATGAGTAGGTTGAAGGGCTTGGAGAAACGATTGGCCAAGGATCCTGAGCTGCGTAGAAGAGTCAACGAAcaaatcaatagttacgaacaGAAGCAGTACGTGCGCAAAGTGCCACCAGAAGTACTAAGAAACATCAGTCGACAGCGAATGTGGTATCTTCCGTTAGGTGTCGTAACGAATCCCAAGAAACCGAACAAGATCAGAATGGTGTGGGATGCTGCTGCGAAGGCTGGCGGAGTGTCGTTTAATGACATGCTACTGAAGGGTCCGGATCTCCTCGTATCTTTGGTGGAAGTCTTGTTACGATTCCGGGAAGGGAAGATTGCGGTGTGCTCTGACATTCGCGAAATGTTCCTGAGGATCCTCATTCGAGAGGAAGATAAATGGTCACAGTGCTTTCTATGGAGAGACAGTCCAGACGCTGAAATCCAGGTTTACGTGATCAACGTTGCGATGTTTGGTGCAACCAGTTCGCCGTGTACGGCGCAGTTTGTTAAGAACAGAAATGCCTCCGACTACCTGGAATTATATCCTCGAGCAGTAGAGGCGATCATCAAAAACCACTACGTGGATGATTTTCTAGATAGTGTCAATTCGGTGGAAGAAGCTGTGCAGCTTGTCAAACAAGTGCAGTTGGTCCATGCAGCCGCAGGCTTCGAgtttggaaaaatttcatccaaTTCGCAGGAGGTGCTTGATCTTCTAGGGGAGACTGGATCGCCAACCAACAAGTTGCTCAACCTAGAAAAGGATAGAGTCTATGAGCGTATCTTAGGAGTTGTGTGGGTTCCTGCAGTGGATCACTTCACCTTCGAACAGACAGGGTTGGATGGAATCATGGGTGAAAATAGAGCAGTTCCAACAAAGAGACAAGTTCTACGTACCGTGATGAAATTGTACGATCCATTAGGCTTCGTGGCACACTTTGTGGTGCAGGGCAAAATACTTATGCAGGAGATCTGGCGAACGGGTACCAACTGGGACGAGCCCATTGCACAACAACTACATGATCTATGGAGTAGATGGATTGCACTGTATGCGGCTATCAACGAAGTGAAAATTCCTCGTTGCTTCTTCGGAAATCTTCGACCACAGGAGGTTGACGAAATTGAAATCCACGTCTTCACGGATGCAAGCGTAGTGGCATGTGCGTGCGTAGCTTATCTTAGAATATCGTCCACCAGGGGGAACTTGTGTTCGTTGGTAGCAGCAAAAACAAAGGTGTCACCACTTCGAACGCTCTCAATACCTCGTTTGGAgcttcaagctgccatgatggGATCACGTTTGTTGCAAAATGTTTGTTCAGCACTCACCCTTGATATTCGGAAGCGCTTTCTGTGGACGAACTCGGCAACAGTTCTGGCATGGCTTCGCTCGGATAGTCGCCGATATCACCAGTTTGTTTCATTTCGGGTAGGGGAGATTCTTTCGCTCACCAGCGTGGATGAATGGTACTATGTACCATCGAAGTACAACGTGGCAGACGATGCCACTAAGTGGAATTCGGGACCATCGTTTGATCCAGGAAGCCGTTGGTTCGAAGGTCCACAATTTTTACGAGAACCGAAAGAAATGTGGCCTAGGCAGTCAGTAGTTGTGAATGGAGCGGATGCAGCAAGCGAAGAACTTCGAGTGGTAGCGGTACACCAAACAACTGAAGAAATCATCAACGTCGAACGCTTTTCAAAGTGGAATCGCTTAGTCCGAACTTTGGCTTATGTTTACCTGGCCGTGAGAATCTGGAGAAGAACCCTCGGCGAAAGAGATGCACGGCACGTTCTGAATCAGGATGATTTTGTGAAGGCAAAAGACACGCTTTGGCGCCAGGCACAGGCACAGGGTTATTCGGAGGAGTTTCATAGGCTGAAAAGCGAACGCGGCATTGAAAAGGGAAGTCCGTTGCAGTCGTTGGCTCCATTTTTGGATGAACGCGGAGTCATTCGGGTAGGAGGTCGAATCGGGAACGCCCCGACCATCCCCTTCGCAGTGAAATATCCCATAGTACTACCTAGAGAACATCGTATCACCTTGCTTTTGGGTCATTCTTTCCACGAACGGTTCCTGCATGCCAACGGGGAAGCAGTCTGCAATGAAATAAGACAGAAGTTTTATATACCAAAACTTCGAGTTCTCGTACGGAAAGTCAGCCGAAGTTGTCAGCACTGCAAGGTGAAAAAAGCGACTCCCGTTCCTCCGCTGATGGGCCCGCTACCGAAGGTACGTCTAACACCATTCATCCGACCGTTTACTTACGTTGGTGTTGATTACATGGGTCCGTTCGAAGTCAAAGTCGGCCGCAGTGTTGTGAAAAGGTGGATTTGCTTATTCACCTGCCTCACAATACGGGCTATTCATCTGGAGTTGGCCCACAGTCTCTCATCAAACGCGTGCGTGATGGCTTTCCGGAGATTTGTTGCCAGACGTGGTGCTCCACTAGAAGTGTTCTCCGACAATGGCACGAATTTTGTGGGAGCCAATCGTCAGTTGTCAGAGGAGAAGCAGAAAATACAAAACATCGTTGAGGACTGTGCCGCCACATTCACCAACGCGAATACCCAGTGGCACTTCAACGTTCCAGCAGCTCCACACATGGGAGGACCGTGGGAGCGTATGGTCAAGTCCGTGAAAGTGGCGATGAAAGCAATATCGGGAAGTCCACGACATCCAAGTGATGAGGTGTTGGAAACGATAATGTTGGAGGCTGAAGCGATTATTAACTCGCGACCGTTGACCTACGTTCCCCTGGATATGGAAGACGATGAGGCACTCACGCCAAATCACTTTTTGCTGTGTGGATCAACCGGCATCAAGCAACCAGTCGCCAATCCTGTGAGTGGAAACATCCTTCGTGACAGCTGGAAGCTGGCGCAGCATATTGTGGATGACTTTTGGCGTAGATGGGTACGGGAGTATCTCCCAATGTTGACACGACGCACGAAGTGGTTCGAAGCCGTGAAGCCGATGAAACCTGGCGATCTGGTCGTGATAGTCGACGAAAACACGAGGAATAGCTGGGAGCGAGGACGCGTACTGGAAACCTTTCCAGACAAATCTGGGCAGGTGAGACGGGCTACCGTTCAGACAGCTAGAGGAGTCTTCGCCAGACCTGCGGTTAAATTAGCGGTTTTAGATGTAGAAGGTAACGACAAGAAGTCGGACGTATATGATTCGGGAACGGAAATGGTTCACGGGGCGGGGGATGTCGCCGATACCCCTCGTTGCGGCGAAAAGGTGGTGAACCGATTAGCCGAACCCTCACGAGCGAAACGACATTGTCGGGCGAAGTGA